The proteins below are encoded in one region of Buteo buteo chromosome 22, bButBut1.hap1.1, whole genome shotgun sequence:
- the ZC3H12B gene encoding putative ribonuclease ZC3H12B yields the protein MTAWSMVGKLKMEKRHSREDRNVEQDAGECSAESEEWTSSESEPEQPYFRSSCSNTQWREKEVSTKPHRPLCRSPCLDRPSFSQSSITQDLKLDECKTNLDKEYQAKMDFALKLGYAGDQIQAVLNKLGADALINDVLAELVRLGNKSESEGQSSASSTTSTLVPRGPCPKEIASPELSLEDEVVDNSDNLRPIVIDGSNVAMSHGNKEGFSCRGIQLAVDWFLEKGHKDITVFVPAWRKEQSRPDAPITDQEILRKLEKEKILVFTPSRRVQGRRVVCYDDRFIVKLAFDSDGIIVSNDNYRDLQNEKPEWKKFIEERLLMYSFVNDKFMPPDDPLGRHGPSLENFLRKRPVIPEHKKQPCPYGKKCTYGHKCKYYHPERANQPQRSVADELRISAKLSAVKTMSEGALAKCGTGPSSSKGEISSEVKRIAPKRQSDPSIRSVAVEPEEKLSVARKSEASSVPSLVSALSVPTLPPPKSHAAGALNTRSASSPVPGSSQFMHQKSSLEHMSSVQYPPILVTNSHGTSVSYTDQYPKYESLGDHGYYSLLSDFSNLSISSIRNTDYYGADMDQGMYSRNSSPCPDNCLSHTSNDSYSSYNDLYLGVADASPEDNVKIHRLPSQNRLQPFSHGYHEALNRVQSYGTEEPKQSLRKQSVSHLGLHAQHPVVGARSSCPGEYSVPQNVHPSTAQPSRALVMTRMDSVSDSRLYESNPTRQRRPPLCREQHASWDPLPCASDSYTYHSYPLSNNLMQPCYEPVMVRSMPEKMEQLWRNPWIGICGEPREPHIIPEHQYQTYKNLCNIFPPSIVLSVMEKNPHMTDAQQLAAMIVAKLRTGR from the exons ATGACGGCCTGGTCTATGGTAGGGAAGCTGAAAATGGAGAAGAGGCACtccagagaagacagaaatgtGGAACAAGACGCTGGGGAATGCAGTGCTGAATCTGAGGAATGGACGAGCTCAGAAAGTGAACCTGAGCAACCATActtcagaagcagctgtagcaatactcagtggagagaaaaggaggtttCCACTAAACCGCATCGGCCACTCTGTCGGTCCCCTTGTTTGGATCGCCCAAGTTTTTCACAGAGCAGTATCACACAAGACTTGAAGCTAGACGAATGCAAAACAAATTTGGACAAGGAATACCAAGCTAAAATGGATTTTGCTTTAAAGCTTGGGTATGCAGGAGATCAGATCCAGGCTGTACTGAATAAATTGGGAGCAGATGCACTCATCAATGATGTTCTGGCAGAGCTTGTGAGACTTGGCAACAAAAGTGAATCAGAGGGACAAAGCAGTGCCAGCAGTACCACCAGTACTCTGGTACCAAGAGGCCCTTGCCCAAAGGAAATAGCAAGCCCTGAATTGTCACTTGAAGATGAAGTTGTGGATAACAGTGATAACTTGAGGCCAATTGTCATTGATGGAAGCAATGTGGCTATGAG CCATGGGAATAAAGAAGGATTTTCCTGTCGGGGAATTCAGCTAGCTGTTGATTGGTTTCTGGAAAAAGGACATAAAGATATCACTGTGTTTGTACCTGCATGGAGAAAAGAACAgtcccgacctgatgcaccaATTACAG atcAAGAAATCTTACGGAAattggagaaagagaaaattcttgTTTTCACCCCATCTCGAAGAGTTCAGGGAAGAAGAGTAGTTTGCTATGATGATCGATTCATAGTAAAACTTGCTTTCGACTCAGATGGCATCATTGTATCAAATGACAACTATCGGgatcttcaaaatgaaaaaccagAATGGAAGAAGTTCATAGAGGAGCGGCTGCTAATGTATTCTTTTGTGAATGAcaa ATTTATGCCTCCTGATGATCCTTTAGGACGCCATGGTCCAAGCCTTGAAAATTTCTTAAGGAAAAGGCCAGTTATTCCTGAACATAAGAAACAACCGTGTCCTTATG GTAAAAAGTGCACCTATGGGcacaaatgtaaatattacCACCCAGAACGGGCAAACCAGCCTCAAAGGTCAGTAGCGGATGAGCTTCGAATAAGTGCCAAATTATCTGCTGTGAAAACTATGAGTGAGGGAGCCTTGGCCAAATGTGGCACAGGGCCATCCAGCTCCAAAGGAGAAATCAGTTCTGAAGTGAAACGCATTGCCCCAAAACGTCAGTCAGATCCAAGCATTAGATCAGTAGCTGTGGAGCCTGAGGAAAAGTTATCAGTAGCCCGGAAGTCTGAGGCCAGCTCTGTCCCGTCTCTGGTTTCTGCATTAAGTGTACCAACGCTCCCTCCACCAAAAAGCCATGCAGCTGGTGCATTAAATACTCGTTCTGCAAGCAGTCCGGTGCCAGGTTCCTCACAGTTCATGCATCAGAAATCCTCACTGGAACATATGTCCAGTGTGCAATATCCTCCTATACTAGTCACCAATAGCCATGGCACCTCAGTTAGCTATACTGACCAGTATCCCAAATATGAATCATTGGGGGACCATGGCTATTACTCCTTACTCAGTGATTTCTCCAACTTGAGCATAAGTAGTATCCGTAACACAGATTATTACGGGGCTGATATGGACCAGGGGATGTATTCTAGAAACTCAAGCCCCTGTCCTGACAATTGCTTAAGCCATACAAGTAATGATTCTTATTCCTCTTACAATGACTTGTATCTGGGTGTAGCAGATGCCAGTCCAGAAGACAATGTGAAGATCCACAGACTGCCATCGCAAAATCGACTTCAGCCTTTTTCCCATGGTTACCATGAAGCCTTAAATAGAGTTCAGAGTTACGGAACTGAAGAGCCTAAGCAATCCCTTCGCAAACAGTCAGTTTCCCACTTAGGCCTACATGCCCAGCATCCAGTTGTTGGAGCACGGTCCAGTTGTCCAGGCGAATACTCTGTGCCTCAAAATGTTCATCCATCAACTGCACAACCAAGCCGTGCCTTGGTCATGACGCGAATGGACAGTGTTTCTGACTCACGGCTTTATGAAAGTAACCCTACAAGGCAGAGAAGACCACCTCTCTGTCGAGAGCAGCATGCTAGTTGGGATCCATTACCATGTGCATCAGACTCTTACACTTATCACTCGTATCCACTGAGTAACAACCTCATGCAGCCATGTTATGAACCTGTAATGGTAAGAAGTATGCCTGAGAAGATGGAGCAACTCTGGAGGAATCCCTGGATTGGGATATGTGGTGAGCCACGGGAACCTCATATCATCCCAGAACATCAGTATCAAACATACAAGAACCTCTGCAATATTTTCCCTCCAAGCATTGTCCTTTCTGTGATGGAAAAGAATCCCCACATGACAGATGCACAACAGTTGGCAGCTATGATTGTTGCCAAATTAAGAACAGGGCGTTAA